Proteins found in one Arachis stenosperma cultivar V10309 chromosome 8, arast.V10309.gnm1.PFL2, whole genome shotgun sequence genomic segment:
- the LOC130945419 gene encoding replication protein A 70 kDa DNA-binding subunit B-like, which translates to MSMSQHRGSMNQIVDRVADINPTKLGWNLVVGVVRLYELCSQSNPADVYSLEMVLQDEQGDRIHCSIPKGNIVVFKTLIRENGIYSMRNFIVKGNNNFVKTTGHKYKLNFYMKTCVSRLPSDTFHLNPFSYVPFPEIEAMVGMNRIHLLDFIGQVVGKENAQDMVTKSGQQSKCIALYLEDLEQNRMKCTLYGESVDKVISFMDKPENEPVILVAQLFKPHFYLNEVSVQNSLYASRVFFNPDIPDVVSFKNSLMKQGERASQPISHIDRQPQYSVSHELSAGAFPVKTIEEILNMTTETLCWVVGTIVSIEVGATDWFYASCKTCPRKVKENKDRYFCEYCGKVGFNPPLRYRLNVVITDGTGCVNVIIWNQEAKLIMGKPAGDMRDLSKSESTNSYPKAFDSLLERKFLFKISVGKKNISTLDQVYNVIKISDDVSLIGMYSSQASSAEIEGADPSVSNLLAISGQTDNESDGIGVAVVSLSKDSVMESNSDIGLETPAKSTGVEFVSNSTIMVGMDSPDVQGSSNKTTRRGAGKRKIE; encoded by the exons ATGTCTATGAGTCAACATAGGGGTAGCATGAATCAAATTGTTGATCGTGTTGCAGATATCAATCCAACAAAGTTAGGTTGGAATTTAGTGGTTGGTGTTGTCCGTTTATACGAGTTATGCAGCCAATCCAATCCTGCTGATGTTTATAGCTTAGAGATGGTGCTGCAAGATGAACAG gGTGATCGGATACATTGTTCAATCCCAAAAGGAAATATTGTGGTATTCAAGACCTTGATACGTGAGAATGGAATATACTCGATGAGAAATTTCATTGTTAAAGGAAATAACAATTTCGTGAAGACAACGGGGCACaaatataaattgaatttttacatGAAGACATGTGTTTCACGTCTTCCCAGTGATACGTTTCATTTAAATCCTTTTAGTTACGTTCCATTCCCTGAAATTGAGGCAATGGTTGGAATGAATCGCATTCACCTGttag ATTTCATCGGTCAGGTGGTGGGTAAGGAAAATGCTCAAGATATGGTTACGAAATCCGGCCAGCAGAGTAAATGCATTGCACTTTACCTGGAGGATTTAGA GCAGAATAGGATGAAGTGCACCCTCTATGGTGAATCTGTAGATAAAGTAATTAGTTTCATGGATAAACCAGAAAACGAGCCAGTCATCTTGGTGGCACAGTTGTTTAAGCCACATTTCTACTTGAATGAAGTCAGTGTTCAAAACAGTCTTTATGCTTCTCGGGTTTTTTTCAATCCAGATATTCCTGATGTTGTATCATTTAAGAATAG CTTAATGAAACAGGGTGAGAGAGCGTCACAGCCTATTAGTCACATTGATAGGCAACCTCAATACTCTGTTAGTCATGAGCTTTCAGCCGGGGCATTTCCAGTAAAGACAATTGAGGAGATTCTTAACATGACAACT GAAACATTGTGCTGGGTTGTTGGAACAATTGTCTCCATTGAGGTTGGTGCTACAGATTGGTTTTATGCTTCGTGTAAGACTTGCCCGAGAAAAGTTAAGGAGAACAAAGATCGATATTTTTGCGAGTACTGTGGAAAAGTGGGGTTTAATCCTCCGTTGAG GTATCGGCTTAATGTTGTCATCACTGATGGAACTGGATGTGTTAATGTTATAATATGGAATCAAGAAGCCAAATTGATTATGGGAAAGCCTGCAGGTGACATGAGAGACCTGAGT AAATCTGAAAGCACTAATTCCTACCCAAAAGCTTTTGACTCACTGCTTGAGAGGAAGTTCCTTTTTAAAATATCCGttggaaagaaaaatattagtaCTCTTGACCAGGTATATAATGTAATTAAGATAAGTGATGATGTCTCACTTATTGGAATGTATAGCTCCCAAGCTTCCTCTGCAGAAATTGAG GGTGCGGATCCAAGTGTTTCAAATTTGTTGGCTATAAGTGGACAAACTGATAATGAGTCGGACGGAATTGGTGTAGCAGTTGTTTCTTTATCAAAG GACTCTGTAATGGAAAGTAATTCTGATATAGGGTTGGAAACTCCTGCCAAATCTACGGGTGTTGAATTTGTTTCAAATTCTACAATAATGGTTGGGATGGATAGTCCAGATGTGCAAGGTTCCAGCAACAAGACCACGAGACGTGGAGCTGGCAAACGAAAGATTGAGTGA